One Paenarthrobacter aurescens TC1 DNA window includes the following coding sequences:
- a CDS encoding glycosyl transferase, group 2 family domain protein (identified by match to protein family HMM PF00535) gives MLTRLGLFPSSYRRLKMGIYRQILVRILAVLVVSFGLIYISWRWSSTVAWDAWWISLPLVAAETYSLGESALYAVTMWNARRRPPPPPALPGRSVDVFIATYNEPLDLVLKTAIAARDMEYPHETWILDDGDRAEFASAARQIGVGYITRGPEWDGRQRFAKAGNVNNALSMTTGEFVAIFDADQVPEPRFLDRVLGYFDAEEVAFVQTPQHFWNVPDRDPLGSQAELFYGPIQQGKDGWDAAFFCGSNAVLRREALMALGLTRYTRTATEQTWRALRRGRSRLQDLHSESGRRHPAAMPVVESALEAVARAEHQVRRGEVLAEITFELRVAFHAAALAVPDAMDDVVPELDAVLESVDVAHTDQALAIHPMDTTTITEDMATAMHLHAMGWGSIYHHEVLVHGLAPEDVSTMLSQRHRWAAGTMQVFFNDNPLFLRGLTLAQRLMYLGTMTSYLNGFAALSYIAAPVVFLVAGTYPLTASPVVFFCLFLPFFISCQLLFQVAGNGSKGLWRGQQWSFALFPTWIAATCSGAAAVFLGRHLTFSVTAKSKQATGRGFQHVRLQVAAMGLLVVSSLIGVARVSSGEAPLYPTLITLAWVALDLALLSVVIGAARYRGPGEDLVEPMPPPKELTSVLASPKGSPSKPLH, from the coding sequence ATGCTGACGCGCCTTGGCCTTTTCCCCAGCAGTTACCGGAGGCTAAAGATGGGCATTTACAGACAAATACTGGTAAGGATCCTTGCAGTTCTGGTGGTTTCCTTCGGATTGATCTACATCAGTTGGCGCTGGTCGAGCACCGTCGCCTGGGACGCCTGGTGGATTTCGCTGCCCCTGGTGGCCGCGGAGACCTACAGCCTGGGCGAATCGGCGCTGTATGCGGTCACCATGTGGAACGCACGACGACGGCCGCCTCCCCCGCCTGCCCTGCCGGGCAGATCGGTGGACGTATTCATCGCCACCTACAACGAGCCGCTGGACCTGGTACTCAAAACGGCCATAGCGGCCAGGGACATGGAGTACCCCCACGAAACGTGGATACTCGACGACGGCGACCGCGCCGAGTTTGCGAGCGCAGCCCGGCAGATCGGCGTCGGATACATCACCCGCGGTCCTGAGTGGGATGGCCGGCAACGGTTCGCGAAAGCAGGAAACGTCAACAACGCCCTGTCCATGACCACCGGCGAGTTCGTGGCCATTTTTGACGCGGACCAGGTTCCTGAACCGCGTTTCCTGGACCGCGTTCTGGGCTATTTCGATGCCGAGGAAGTGGCTTTCGTCCAGACGCCGCAACACTTTTGGAACGTTCCGGACCGGGACCCGTTGGGAAGCCAAGCGGAACTTTTCTATGGCCCGATCCAGCAGGGCAAGGACGGGTGGGACGCAGCGTTCTTCTGCGGTTCGAACGCTGTGCTTCGCAGGGAAGCCCTCATGGCTCTTGGTTTGACCCGCTACACGCGGACAGCCACGGAGCAGACGTGGCGTGCTTTGCGCAGGGGTCGGTCGCGGCTGCAGGACCTTCACAGCGAATCGGGCAGGCGCCATCCCGCCGCCATGCCCGTGGTGGAAAGTGCTTTGGAGGCGGTGGCGCGTGCTGAGCACCAAGTCCGCAGGGGCGAAGTCCTGGCCGAGATCACTTTCGAGCTCCGTGTGGCCTTCCATGCCGCCGCTTTGGCAGTCCCGGATGCGATGGATGACGTTGTGCCGGAACTGGACGCCGTCCTGGAATCCGTGGATGTTGCACATACGGACCAGGCTTTGGCGATCCACCCCATGGATACCACCACCATCACCGAGGACATGGCAACGGCCATGCACCTCCACGCGATGGGATGGGGCAGCATCTACCACCACGAGGTCCTGGTCCATGGGCTTGCCCCGGAGGACGTGTCCACCATGCTCTCGCAGCGGCATCGCTGGGCGGCGGGCACCATGCAGGTGTTTTTCAACGACAATCCTCTGTTCCTTCGGGGTCTGACGTTGGCCCAGCGCCTCATGTACCTGGGCACCATGACGAGCTACTTGAATGGCTTCGCCGCGCTGAGCTACATCGCAGCGCCGGTGGTTTTCCTGGTGGCCGGTACCTACCCGCTGACTGCCAGTCCTGTGGTGTTCTTCTGCCTTTTTCTTCCCTTCTTCATTTCGTGCCAGCTGCTCTTCCAAGTTGCAGGTAACGGGTCGAAGGGGCTGTGGCGAGGCCAGCAGTGGTCCTTCGCGCTGTTTCCCACCTGGATCGCGGCCACGTGTTCAGGTGCGGCCGCGGTCTTCCTGGGCAGGCACCTCACCTTCTCCGTGACAGCCAAGAGTAAGCAAGCCACAGGACGCGGATTCCAGCACGTCAGGCTCCAAGTGGCGGCGATGGGGTTGCTCGTTGTGTCCTCGCTCATCGGCGTTGCCCGGGTGTCATCCGGGGAAGCGCCGCTCTATCCAACCCTGATCACGCTGGCCTGGGTCGCCTTGGACCTGGCCCTGCTCAGCGTGGTGATTGGTGCCGCAAGGTACCGGGGGCCGGGAGAGGACCTCGTGGAACCGATGCCCCCACCTAAGGAGCTCACCAGCGTCCTTGCTTCGCCGAAAGGTTCGCCAAGCAAACCCCTGCACTGA
- a CDS encoding putative beta-1,3-glucanase (identified by match to protein family HMM PF00652; match to protein family HMM PF00722) — translation MKRRLMPLTMFVAGLTIAATLIAPEPSALAAAGMPAPGKLVWSDEFNGPAGTAPDPGKWTHDTGGSGWGNGELQYYTSSTSNAAADGQGNMAITARKENPAGYQCHYGPCQYTSARLISAGKFSRTQGRFEARLKVPKGQGMWPAFWMLGDNVFAQGWPASGELDVMENVGKEPGTVWGSIHGPGYSGANASNASYTLPGGKALGDAFHTFTVDWGPDSITWYIDGISYSQKTKATTSGPWVFDHDFFLLLNLAVGGYWPGAPNSGTQFPQSLLVDYVRVYELASGPARPVSPASTRIQGYAGKCIDVAGRQAADGAPLHLWDCDTAASEQWTFAANGTIRSLGKCMDVAWGSTANGAPVQLTSCNGNPAQQFVLNNAGDLVNPQANKCVDVVDWNSSNGARLQLWDCAGTTNQKWWRMA, via the coding sequence ATGAAGCGAAGACTCATGCCCCTGACGATGTTCGTCGCAGGCCTGACCATCGCAGCTACCCTCATAGCCCCGGAGCCTTCTGCACTTGCAGCCGCTGGCATGCCCGCCCCCGGAAAACTGGTCTGGAGCGATGAATTCAACGGCCCCGCCGGCACGGCGCCTGACCCCGGGAAATGGACTCACGACACGGGAGGATCCGGATGGGGCAACGGCGAACTGCAGTACTACACCAGCAGCACCAGCAATGCCGCAGCTGATGGCCAGGGAAACATGGCCATCACCGCCCGAAAGGAAAACCCTGCTGGATATCAGTGCCACTACGGGCCGTGCCAGTACACATCCGCCCGGCTGATAAGTGCTGGAAAGTTCAGCCGGACACAAGGCCGGTTCGAAGCCCGGCTCAAAGTGCCCAAGGGGCAAGGCATGTGGCCCGCTTTCTGGATGCTCGGTGACAACGTTTTCGCCCAGGGCTGGCCCGCCAGCGGTGAGCTGGACGTCATGGAAAACGTTGGCAAGGAACCCGGAACGGTGTGGGGAAGCATCCACGGACCCGGCTATTCGGGGGCAAACGCCTCCAACGCCAGTTACACACTGCCCGGCGGTAAGGCCTTGGGGGATGCTTTCCACACATTCACCGTGGACTGGGGACCCGATTCCATCACCTGGTACATCGACGGAATTTCCTACTCACAAAAGACCAAAGCCACAACGTCCGGACCGTGGGTCTTCGACCACGATTTCTTCCTCCTGCTGAACCTTGCCGTGGGCGGCTACTGGCCGGGAGCGCCGAACTCGGGCACCCAATTCCCGCAGTCGTTGCTGGTTGACTACGTCCGCGTGTACGAGCTTGCCTCAGGGCCGGCGAGGCCCGTTTCGCCAGCCAGCACGCGCATCCAAGGCTATGCCGGAAAGTGCATTGATGTGGCCGGTCGGCAGGCTGCTGACGGGGCCCCACTGCACCTGTGGGATTGCGACACAGCGGCATCAGAGCAGTGGACCTTCGCTGCCAACGGCACCATCCGCTCGCTGGGCAAGTGCATGGACGTGGCGTGGGGTTCAACGGCCAACGGTGCACCAGTCCAGCTCACCAGCTGCAATGGCAACCCGGCGCAGCAATTCGTCCTGAACAATGCCGGGGATCTGGTGAACCCGCAGGCCAACAAATGCGTGGACGTAGTTGACTGGAATTCATCCAACGGTGCGAGGCTGCAGTTGTGGGATTGCGCCGGTACCACCAACCAAAAGTGGTGGCGGATGGCGTAA
- a CDS encoding putative formamidopyrimidine-DNA glycosylase (identified by match to protein family HMM PF01149; match to protein family HMM PF06831) — protein MPEGDSIWRAATRLNEALAGKVITSSDFRVPRFATLNLSGWTMTEVVPKGKHLLMRLAGPVDEEPGASRKPRALTIHSHLKMEGNWMIYPPGGRWTKPGHTARCVLRTDSADAVGFSLGILEVVPTAEEDKIVGHLGPDLLGPDWDEEEALRRLRAEPDVTVGFALLDQRKLAGIGNIYRCEACFLSGIHPALPVGEVPDLAKTVNDAKRLLGENLGPGRRTTLGPRAMRPGYWVYGRERQPCRRCGTTVRRGLLAGPDGTEERDIYFCPRCQPAP, from the coding sequence GTGCCTGAAGGCGATTCCATATGGCGGGCTGCGACGCGACTGAACGAGGCATTGGCTGGGAAGGTCATCACGTCCTCCGACTTTCGCGTGCCCCGGTTCGCCACCCTGAACCTGTCTGGCTGGACCATGACCGAAGTTGTTCCCAAGGGCAAACACCTGCTCATGCGCCTGGCCGGCCCCGTTGATGAAGAACCAGGCGCCAGCAGGAAGCCCCGGGCCCTGACCATCCACTCCCACCTCAAAATGGAAGGGAACTGGATGATCTACCCGCCGGGTGGCCGCTGGACCAAACCCGGCCACACCGCACGGTGTGTGCTCCGTACGGACTCCGCAGACGCGGTCGGATTCTCGTTGGGCATCCTGGAAGTGGTGCCCACCGCCGAGGAAGACAAGATAGTAGGGCACCTCGGGCCGGACTTGCTCGGGCCCGACTGGGACGAGGAAGAAGCGTTGCGCAGGCTTCGCGCTGAACCGGACGTCACCGTGGGATTCGCGTTGCTGGACCAGCGGAAGCTTGCGGGCATCGGCAATATCTACCGATGCGAGGCATGCTTCCTGTCCGGGATTCACCCTGCCCTGCCGGTAGGCGAAGTCCCCGACCTCGCCAAGACAGTCAACGACGCCAAACGGCTACTCGGCGAAAACCTGGGCCCAGGGCGGAGGACCACCCTGGGACCGCGCGCCATGCGACCCGGGTATTGGGTATATGGCCGGGAACGCCAACCCTGCAGGCGCTGCGGCACCACTGTACGCCGCGGCTTGCTTGCAGGACCGGACGGCACCGAGGAGCGGGACATCTACTTCTGCCCACGCTGCCAGCCGGCGCCTTAA
- a CDS encoding putative ATP dependent DNA helicase (identified by match to protein family HMM PF00270; match to protein family HMM PF00271) — protein MQEPKASDGAISRFSQATREWFLGAFSEPTPAQDGAWNAISSGSHALVVAPTGSGKTLAAFLWALDRLHSKPTDTLPGLETVPANGKGRAKRPKTKTRVLYISPLKALGVDVERNLRAPLIGITQTAKRLGLPAPLVTVGVRSGDTTAADRRTLLTNPPDILITTPESLFLMLTSRARETLSEVDTIIIDEVHAVAGTKRGAHLAVSLERLDALLPKPAQRIGLSATVQPRELVAQFLAGQAPVEIVAPPSKKNWNLTVTVPVEDMSDLQGAAGAFDSGPASGLQPQASIWPHVEEQIVDLVLSKQSTIVFANSRRLAERLTARLNEIYAERQLMAVGGSEWAAPGAAPQSNPGIPASTATPAHMMAQAGSSTGADPVLARAHHGSVSKDQRAMIEDDLKSGRLRCVVATSSLELGIDMGAVDLVVQVESPPSVASGLQRVGRAGHQVGEISEGVLFPKHRADLLHTSVTVERMLSGQIERLSIPANPLDILAQQTVAATALGSIDVEDWFSTVRRSAPFASLPRSAFEATLDLLAGRYPSDEFAELRPRIIWDRHAGTIEGRPGAQRLAVTSGGTIPDRGLFGVYIIGTEVEGSASPANADGSEPTASARAAKGGRRVGELDEEMVYESRVGDVFALGATSWKIEDITHDRVLVSPAFGQPGKLPFWKGDSLGRPVDLGRALGAFIRELSAADEAPAMERCQASGLDAFAASNLIQYLREQKEATEIVPSDRTLVVERFHDELGDWRVVLHSPFGMPVHAPWALAVGQRLQQRYGLDGSAMAADDGIVLRVPMMEDEPPGAELFLFDPEELEQIVTAEVGGSALFASRFRECAARALLLPRQNPAKRQPLWQQRQRSAQLLDVARKYPSFPIVLETVRECLQDVYDLPALKDIAASVERRELRIVETTTQQPSPFAKSLLFGYVAQFLYEGDSPLAERRAAALALDSTLLNELLGRVELRELLDAAVIDSTELELQRLAPDRRVRGMEGVADLLRLLGPLSVEEVAQRLQGVEQAEVEGADHFDEAPAAAPHGSVVDAGSHLAALQKANRALKVTIGGVERFAAVEDAARLRDAIGVPLPMGVPLAFIEPVHDPLGDLVSRYARTHGPFTAAEAAARLGLGVAVVNTALKRLAGDGRVVEGEFRPHAVAEQPAEAPDAELMTIDAPPSSEWCDAEVLRKLRRRSLAALRAEVEPVDTAAYGRFLPAWQNVTAPGKSRSQALRGLDGIITAVDQLSGVPIPASAWEPLVLASRVADYKPAMLDELMAAGELLWSGAGSLPGNDGWISLHVADSAELTLNPDPEFEPGDAQQRLLEHFSAGGGYFFRQLTDVAGGMDAVLSDDAVVSALWDLVWAGRVTGDTFAPVRAMIAGGKTAHRQVAKAPRARAPRMSRLGRSHGTGLLGSPGLTGGRYGSVSGGIAPAPPSAVGRWSALPAPELDPTIHARGTAELLLDRYGVVTRGSVMAENIIGGFGLMYKVLARLEEAGRCRRGYFIEHLGAAQFAVPATVDRLRSFTEDARISKAEPAALALAATDPANPYGAALPWPALSVDAGSGHRPGRKAGALVVMVDGALVLYVERGGKTLLTFSQDDAVLTVAAQALVDVVRRGAVDKLFMEKVNGHDLLDTPIAVALAAAGAYSTPKGLRIRA, from the coding sequence ATGCAGGAGCCGAAGGCGTCGGATGGCGCTATCAGCCGTTTCAGCCAGGCAACCAGGGAATGGTTCCTCGGCGCTTTTTCCGAGCCCACACCCGCGCAGGATGGTGCATGGAACGCGATCTCCTCGGGCTCCCATGCCCTGGTAGTGGCGCCAACAGGTTCCGGCAAAACCCTTGCGGCGTTCCTGTGGGCGCTCGATCGCCTGCATTCCAAGCCCACTGACACGCTGCCAGGTCTTGAGACTGTCCCAGCCAATGGCAAGGGTCGGGCAAAGCGGCCTAAAACCAAGACCCGCGTCCTCTACATCTCGCCGCTGAAGGCGCTGGGTGTGGATGTGGAGCGGAACCTCCGCGCACCCCTGATCGGCATCACCCAAACTGCCAAGCGGTTGGGACTCCCCGCACCACTGGTGACAGTCGGCGTACGTTCAGGAGATACGACGGCGGCGGATCGCCGCACGCTGTTGACCAACCCGCCGGATATCCTCATCACAACGCCGGAATCCCTGTTCCTCATGCTGACCTCCCGTGCCCGGGAAACGCTCAGCGAAGTGGACACCATCATCATCGATGAAGTGCACGCTGTAGCCGGCACCAAACGTGGCGCACACTTGGCCGTTTCTTTGGAACGCCTGGATGCCCTGCTTCCGAAGCCTGCGCAGCGCATCGGGCTCTCGGCAACCGTTCAGCCGCGTGAGCTGGTGGCGCAGTTCCTGGCCGGCCAAGCCCCCGTGGAGATCGTCGCTCCACCATCCAAGAAGAACTGGAACCTCACGGTCACCGTACCTGTGGAGGACATGTCCGATCTGCAGGGCGCTGCCGGAGCATTCGACTCCGGGCCGGCGTCGGGGTTGCAGCCACAGGCGTCCATCTGGCCGCACGTGGAGGAGCAGATTGTGGACTTGGTCTTGTCCAAACAATCCACCATCGTGTTCGCCAACTCCCGTCGCTTGGCAGAACGCCTGACAGCCCGCCTCAACGAGATCTACGCCGAGCGCCAGTTGATGGCGGTAGGCGGCAGCGAGTGGGCTGCTCCCGGGGCGGCCCCCCAATCCAACCCGGGAATCCCGGCCTCCACGGCAACCCCTGCGCACATGATGGCGCAGGCCGGAAGCTCTACTGGCGCCGATCCCGTGCTTGCGCGCGCGCACCACGGATCGGTCTCCAAAGACCAGCGGGCCATGATCGAGGACGACCTCAAGTCCGGCCGGCTCCGCTGCGTGGTGGCAACGTCATCACTGGAACTCGGCATCGATATGGGTGCCGTGGACTTGGTGGTCCAGGTGGAGTCTCCCCCATCGGTGGCCAGTGGCCTCCAGCGTGTCGGGCGTGCAGGGCACCAAGTGGGTGAGATCTCCGAGGGCGTGCTCTTCCCCAAGCACCGCGCGGACCTCCTCCACACCAGCGTCACGGTGGAACGCATGCTGAGTGGGCAGATTGAGCGCCTGAGCATCCCAGCCAACCCGTTGGACATCCTGGCCCAGCAAACGGTCGCAGCAACCGCCTTGGGCAGCATAGACGTTGAGGACTGGTTCAGTACGGTGCGGCGGTCTGCGCCTTTCGCGAGCCTGCCGCGCTCTGCATTTGAGGCCACGCTGGACCTTCTCGCCGGCCGGTACCCCTCAGACGAATTCGCCGAGCTCAGGCCGCGCATTATCTGGGACCGGCATGCCGGAACCATCGAGGGCAGGCCCGGAGCCCAGCGCCTTGCCGTCACGTCCGGTGGCACCATCCCTGACCGTGGACTCTTCGGCGTGTATATCATCGGCACGGAAGTTGAGGGCTCAGCTTCCCCCGCCAACGCGGACGGATCAGAACCCACCGCTTCGGCGCGTGCCGCCAAGGGTGGACGCCGCGTTGGTGAGCTCGACGAAGAGATGGTGTACGAATCCCGGGTGGGAGACGTCTTCGCGCTCGGTGCCACCAGTTGGAAGATCGAGGACATCACCCACGACCGCGTGCTGGTCTCCCCCGCTTTCGGCCAACCCGGCAAGCTTCCCTTCTGGAAGGGCGATTCCCTCGGCAGGCCCGTAGACCTGGGCCGCGCGCTGGGTGCCTTCATCCGTGAACTCTCGGCCGCAGACGAAGCCCCGGCCATGGAACGTTGCCAGGCCAGCGGATTGGATGCCTTCGCCGCAAGCAACCTGATCCAGTACCTCAGGGAGCAAAAGGAAGCCACGGAGATTGTCCCGAGCGACCGAACCTTGGTGGTGGAGCGCTTCCACGACGAACTCGGCGATTGGCGGGTAGTCCTCCACAGTCCTTTCGGCATGCCCGTTCACGCCCCGTGGGCTCTTGCAGTAGGCCAACGCCTTCAACAGCGCTACGGCCTCGATGGATCCGCTATGGCAGCAGACGACGGCATCGTGCTGCGCGTGCCCATGATGGAAGATGAGCCGCCCGGCGCTGAGCTCTTTCTCTTCGACCCGGAGGAACTCGAGCAAATCGTCACCGCAGAAGTAGGCGGCAGCGCACTGTTCGCTTCCCGGTTCCGCGAATGTGCCGCCCGTGCATTGCTTCTTCCACGACAGAATCCGGCCAAGCGTCAGCCGCTATGGCAGCAACGCCAGCGCTCTGCCCAGTTGCTGGATGTCGCCCGGAAGTATCCTTCGTTCCCCATCGTGCTCGAAACAGTGCGGGAATGCTTGCAGGATGTTTATGATCTGCCCGCCCTGAAAGACATTGCCGCTTCTGTGGAGCGCAGGGAGCTCAGGATCGTGGAGACCACCACTCAGCAACCCTCCCCTTTCGCGAAGTCCCTGTTGTTCGGGTACGTGGCCCAGTTCCTCTACGAGGGCGACTCCCCCTTGGCCGAACGCCGGGCCGCTGCCCTCGCCTTGGACTCCACGCTCCTCAATGAGCTCCTGGGCCGCGTGGAACTGCGCGAGCTCCTGGATGCCGCGGTTATCGACTCAACTGAGTTGGAGCTGCAGCGCCTCGCCCCGGACCGACGCGTTCGAGGAATGGAAGGCGTCGCGGATCTGCTGCGGCTGCTGGGCCCCCTGAGCGTTGAAGAAGTGGCCCAGCGGCTCCAAGGCGTGGAACAAGCCGAAGTTGAAGGCGCGGACCACTTCGACGAAGCCCCGGCGGCTGCGCCACATGGCAGCGTCGTCGACGCCGGATCCCACCTTGCGGCATTGCAGAAAGCCAACCGCGCACTCAAGGTAACCATCGGCGGCGTCGAGCGCTTTGCCGCAGTTGAGGACGCGGCGCGGCTGCGTGACGCAATCGGTGTTCCGTTGCCCATGGGCGTACCGCTTGCTTTCATTGAGCCAGTCCACGATCCCCTGGGCGACCTCGTTTCCCGGTACGCGCGCACCCATGGCCCCTTCACTGCCGCTGAAGCTGCGGCGCGGCTGGGGCTTGGCGTCGCGGTAGTCAACACCGCCTTGAAACGGTTGGCTGGCGACGGTCGCGTGGTGGAAGGCGAATTCCGTCCGCACGCCGTCGCGGAGCAGCCTGCGGAAGCACCCGACGCAGAGCTTATGACCATTGACGCCCCACCGTCCAGCGAGTGGTGCGATGCCGAAGTCCTCCGGAAACTGCGGCGTCGCTCGCTCGCTGCGCTGCGGGCCGAAGTGGAGCCAGTGGACACCGCCGCCTACGGCCGGTTCCTGCCTGCCTGGCAGAACGTGACCGCGCCGGGCAAGTCTCGAAGCCAGGCATTGCGGGGGTTGGACGGCATCATCACAGCCGTGGACCAACTATCCGGAGTACCCATCCCGGCATCCGCGTGGGAACCCCTGGTACTCGCGAGCAGGGTGGCGGACTACAAGCCGGCCATGCTGGACGAACTCATGGCGGCCGGCGAGCTCCTCTGGTCCGGCGCAGGCTCGCTGCCCGGAAACGATGGCTGGATCAGCCTGCACGTAGCCGATTCCGCTGAGCTGACGCTCAACCCCGACCCCGAGTTCGAACCCGGCGATGCCCAACAGCGTCTCTTGGAACATTTCAGTGCGGGCGGTGGCTACTTCTTCCGGCAACTCACGGACGTTGCCGGCGGCATGGATGCAGTCTTGAGCGACGACGCCGTGGTCTCCGCGCTCTGGGACCTCGTCTGGGCCGGCCGCGTAACGGGCGATACCTTTGCACCCGTGAGAGCCATGATCGCCGGAGGGAAAACCGCGCACCGGCAAGTAGCCAAGGCGCCCAGGGCCCGGGCCCCGCGCATGAGCAGGCTCGGCCGTTCCCATGGGACGGGCCTGCTCGGCTCCCCCGGACTAACGGGGGGTCGCTACGGCTCGGTATCAGGCGGAATTGCGCCTGCACCGCCGTCGGCAGTGGGTCGATGGTCCGCTCTTCCCGCCCCGGAACTGGACCCGACCATCCACGCACGCGGCACGGCTGAGCTCCTGTTGGACCGCTACGGCGTGGTAACTCGCGGTTCGGTCATGGCAGAGAACATCATCGGCGGTTTCGGGCTCATGTACAAAGTGCTGGCCCGCTTGGAAGAAGCCGGGCGTTGCCGCCGCGGTTACTTCATCGAGCATTTGGGGGCAGCCCAGTTCGCCGTCCCCGCCACGGTGGACCGGCTCAGGTCCTTCACGGAGGATGCCCGCATTTCCAAGGCCGAACCAGCCGCCCTTGCACTCGCCGCGACCGACCCCGCCAACCCCTACGGCGCTGCCCTTCCTTGGCCCGCGCTGTCTGTCGACGCCGGTTCCGGTCACCGTCCGGGGCGCAAGGCCGGAGCGCTGGTGGTGATGGTTGACGGCGCGTTGGTCCTCTACGTGGAACGCGGCGGCAAGACGCTGCTCACCTTCAGCCAGGACGACGCCGTGCTGACAGTTGCGGCCCAAGCGTTGGTGGACGTGGTGCGCCGCGGTGCCGTGGACAAGCTCTTCATGGAGAAAGTCAACGGCCACGATCTCCTGGACACTCCGATCGCCGTTGCCCTCGCGGCAGCGGGGGCGTACTCCACTCCGAAGGGACTCCGTATCCGTGCCTGA